The Nocardioides panzhihuensis genome has a segment encoding these proteins:
- a CDS encoding glycosyltransferase family 4 protein — MSISLDRVPLVAANAEPLRVLIVTESFLPQVNGVTNSVRRVLEHLAVDGHTVEVVAPTGPAEYAGFPVTRTRGATFWVYKDFRVGLETRRKLRAVMRRFNPDVVHVASPALLGRQAVLVAKELGIPSVAIYQTDLVGFWDKYKAVGGPQAAAMLTRQAHSAADRTLAPSSSALTQLEGLGVQRTGLWPRGVDVELFHPSRVDHDLRAELAPNGETIVGYVGRLAQEKELHLLAALSRNPVYKVVLVGGGPQERELRQLLPNATFMGVLQGEELGTAYASLDIFVHTGSHETFCQAVQEALASGVPVVAPRSGGPLDLVADGVTGFFYEPGSRDDLGSHVALLHNDPQLRLRMGREARKSVAHKSWGSVNAALVDHYRDVIRARQQR, encoded by the coding sequence ATGAGCATCAGCCTCGATCGGGTCCCGCTGGTCGCCGCCAACGCAGAGCCGCTCCGCGTCCTCATCGTCACGGAGTCGTTCCTGCCCCAGGTCAACGGCGTGACGAACTCCGTACGCCGTGTGCTGGAGCATCTCGCGGTCGACGGCCATACCGTCGAGGTCGTGGCGCCCACCGGGCCCGCCGAGTACGCCGGGTTCCCGGTGACCCGGACCAGAGGCGCGACCTTCTGGGTCTACAAGGACTTCCGCGTCGGACTCGAGACGCGACGCAAGCTGCGCGCGGTGATGCGCCGGTTCAACCCCGACGTCGTCCACGTCGCCTCACCAGCCCTGCTCGGACGGCAGGCAGTGCTGGTCGCCAAGGAGCTCGGCATCCCGAGCGTGGCGATCTACCAGACGGACCTGGTGGGCTTCTGGGACAAGTACAAGGCGGTCGGGGGTCCGCAGGCGGCCGCGATGCTCACCCGCCAGGCCCACTCGGCCGCCGACCGCACCCTGGCGCCGAGCTCGTCGGCCCTCACCCAGCTCGAGGGCCTCGGCGTGCAGCGTACGGGACTGTGGCCCCGGGGTGTCGACGTCGAGCTGTTCCACCCGAGCCGCGTCGACCACGACCTGCGCGCCGAGCTCGCGCCGAACGGGGAGACGATCGTCGGCTACGTCGGTCGGCTGGCGCAGGAGAAGGAGCTGCACCTGCTCGCCGCGCTCTCCCGCAACCCGGTGTACAAGGTCGTGCTCGTCGGCGGGGGTCCGCAGGAGCGAGAGCTGCGCCAGCTGCTCCCGAACGCCACCTTCATGGGCGTGCTGCAGGGGGAGGAGCTCGGGACTGCGTACGCCTCGCTCGACATCTTCGTGCACACCGGCTCCCACGAGACGTTCTGCCAGGCGGTCCAGGAGGCGCTCGCCTCCGGGGTCCCGGTGGTCGCGCCGCGTTCCGGCGGGCCGTTGGACCTGGTCGCCGACGGCGTCACCGGGTTCTTCTACGAGCCGGGCAGCCGCGACGATCTCGGCTCCCACGTCGCGCTGCTCCACAACGACCCGCAGCTGCGGCTGCGGATGGGACGCGAGGCCCGCAAGAGCGTCGCGCACAAGTCCTGGGGCTCGGTGAACGCGGCCCTGGTGGACCACTACCGCGACGTCATCCGGGCACGCCAGCAGCGATGA
- a CDS encoding LOG family protein, with translation MKHHRGRHVDIESVEELDRHLAAGAGSLRGWRLRSLDLSSRSTVLREAELAGATFLGCRFAPGDGVYAEAEGALVMPVISEAPVDAYRSRLYTADELYDDPVYARSLDARAYAWLQQPLDADDELAIALHDHAIDAALEAWVRARHDEGSRIVGVMGGHALQRGEEAYTTAAHLGQQLASHYVVATGGGPGAMEAANLGAFLAGAPKTTLENALESLASVPSFRPSIRAWAQVALRVREEGEGRPGRSLGIPTWHYGHEPPNVFAGSIAKYFRNATREAVLLEVCDGGIVFLPGAGGTVQEVFQDACENYYADASAIAPMVLVGRRYWTETLPVWPLLQALARGRVMEPYVHLVDTAEEVVDVIAAGVPG, from the coding sequence ATGAAGCATCACCGGGGACGGCATGTCGACATCGAGTCGGTGGAGGAGCTCGACAGGCACCTGGCGGCGGGAGCGGGGAGCCTGCGGGGCTGGCGGCTGCGGTCGCTGGACCTGAGCTCGCGTTCCACCGTCCTGCGGGAGGCCGAGCTCGCCGGGGCGACATTCCTGGGTTGCAGGTTCGCGCCCGGCGACGGGGTCTACGCCGAGGCCGAGGGCGCGCTGGTGATGCCGGTGATCTCGGAGGCGCCGGTGGACGCCTACCGCTCCAGGCTCTACACCGCCGACGAGCTCTACGACGACCCCGTCTATGCGCGGAGCCTGGACGCGAGGGCGTACGCGTGGCTGCAGCAACCGCTCGATGCCGACGACGAGCTCGCGATCGCCCTCCACGACCACGCGATCGACGCCGCGCTCGAGGCGTGGGTGCGCGCACGACACGACGAGGGATCCCGGATCGTCGGGGTGATGGGCGGGCACGCGCTGCAGCGGGGCGAGGAGGCCTACACGACCGCCGCCCACCTGGGCCAGCAGCTGGCGAGCCACTATGTGGTCGCCACCGGCGGCGGCCCGGGCGCGATGGAGGCCGCCAACCTCGGGGCCTTCCTCGCCGGAGCACCGAAGACGACGCTGGAGAACGCGCTCGAGTCGCTGGCCTCGGTGCCGTCCTTCCGGCCCTCGATCCGGGCGTGGGCACAGGTCGCCCTCCGCGTACGCGAGGAGGGCGAGGGCAGACCCGGGAGATCGCTGGGGATCCCGACGTGGCACTACGGGCACGAGCCGCCCAACGTGTTCGCCGGATCGATCGCGAAGTACTTCCGCAACGCCACGCGCGAGGCGGTGCTGCTGGAGGTCTGCGACGGCGGGATCGTCTTCCTGCCGGGCGCCGGCGGCACCGTGCAGGAGGTCTTCCAGGACGCCTGCGAGAACTACTACGCCGATGCCAGCGCGATCGCGCCGATGGTGCTGGTCGGACGGCGCTACTGGACCGAGACGCTGCCGGTCTGGCCGCTGCTGCAGGCACTCGCGCGCGGGCGCGTGATGGAGCCGTACGTCCACCTCGTCGACACCGCCGAGGAGGTGGTCGACGTCATCGCTGCTGGCGTGCCCGGATGA